The following proteins are encoded in a genomic region of Streptomyces sp. SLBN-31:
- a CDS encoding DUF4192 domain-containing protein → MTNHGETTGSPENDKAAGHEDRAPHDTHGRSLPPDTHIGPTAYDSHGAEHQVTLRTPAELADALPYLLGYRPEDSIVLVALHDRESRGRFGGRARLGIPTSADDWASVARQLAHGLVTGSERRGARPEQMVAYLCQEPAKGESGRQVMERLRPLAQKLRVECGQLDVPVIEALCISDGRFWSYCCVNESCCPPEGLPMGLPGTSVLAAAATYAGLQVRGTLRELRARLQPWETGAALTQEIALDTASTSLVPRILDAAHRVAVAEETLGLAERIMRRLAAAPPVTGTITADLRDDDLLGHDEAAALILGLQDRVTRDRAAEWMEGEEAAPALRLWRALARRCVGPYGEHAAAPLTLAGWVAWSTGDDLEAREALAMALGADPGYLFARLLHQACNEGLDPESVRRCLRAERRDRGAAPLGHGDDQREAAPKDTGLAPVQEDTPRPRRRSRSGGTAVNRPRSARVAARGGGVTVPRPRKPAAADTTPTGAAHSGTTGAGGPGTGRTDGTRPGPAPTGGTRPGRARTGDPRPRTSGRGTARRGDNRLGSARPGTDGSETEA, encoded by the coding sequence ATGACGAACCACGGCGAAACCACCGGATCACCCGAAAACGACAAGGCGGCCGGGCACGAGGACCGCGCGCCGCACGACACCCACGGCCGTTCCCTGCCGCCGGACACGCACATCGGACCGACGGCTTACGACAGCCACGGCGCCGAGCACCAGGTCACCCTGCGCACCCCCGCGGAACTCGCCGACGCGTTGCCGTACCTCCTCGGCTACCGCCCCGAGGACAGCATCGTCCTGGTCGCCCTGCACGACCGGGAGAGCCGGGGCCGGTTCGGCGGTCGCGCCCGGCTCGGCATTCCCACCAGCGCGGACGACTGGGCGTCCGTCGCACGGCAACTGGCACACGGACTGGTCACGGGAAGCGAGCGCCGAGGAGCCCGTCCCGAGCAGATGGTCGCCTATCTCTGTCAGGAACCGGCGAAGGGCGAGTCGGGCCGCCAGGTCATGGAGCGGCTGCGCCCACTGGCCCAGAAACTGCGCGTCGAGTGCGGGCAGCTCGACGTGCCGGTGATCGAGGCCCTGTGCATCTCCGACGGCCGCTTCTGGTCGTACTGCTGTGTCAACGAGAGCTGCTGTCCGCCCGAAGGCCTCCCGATGGGCCTGCCCGGTACCTCCGTGCTCGCCGCTGCCGCCACCTACGCCGGCCTGCAGGTACGGGGCACGCTGCGCGAACTGCGCGCGAGGCTGCAGCCCTGGGAGACGGGGGCGGCTCTGACACAGGAGATCGCCCTCGACACGGCGAGCACGAGTCTGGTGCCCAGGATCCTGGACGCCGCCCACCGTGTGGCGGTGGCCGAGGAGACGCTCGGGCTGGCCGAGCGGATCATGCGGCGCCTGGCCGCGGCGCCGCCGGTCACCGGCACGATCACCGCGGACCTCCGTGACGACGATCTGCTCGGACACGACGAGGCCGCGGCGCTGATCCTCGGCCTGCAGGACCGTGTGACCCGCGACCGTGCCGCCGAGTGGATGGAGGGGGAGGAGGCCGCACCCGCCCTGCGACTCTGGCGGGCCCTCGCCCGCCGCTGCGTCGGCCCCTACGGCGAACACGCCGCCGCGCCGCTGACCCTCGCCGGCTGGGTCGCATGGTCCACCGGCGACGATCTGGAGGCCCGCGAAGCCCTCGCCATGGCTTTGGGCGCGGACCCCGGCTATCTCTTCGCCCGCCTCCTGCACCAGGCCTGCAACGAAGGCCTGGACCCCGAGTCGGTCCGCCGCTGCCTGCGAGCGGAACGCCGGGACCGAGGAGCTGCTCCGCTTGGCCACGGCGACGACCAGAGGGAGGCCGCACCCAAGGACACCGGACTGGCCCCGGTCCAGGAGGACACTCCCCGTCCGCGACGCCGCTCCCGCTCGGGCGGTACGGCGGTGAACCGGCCGCGCTCGGCGAGGGTGGCCGCCCGGGGCGGCGGGGTGACCGTTCCCCGCCCCAGGAAACCTGCCGCGGCCGACACCACGCCGACTGGCGCTGCTCACTCGGGCACGACGGGTGCGGGCGGTCCCGGCACCGGACGGACCGACGGCACCCGCCCCGGCCCCGCGCCAACCGGCGGCACCCGGCCCGGCAGGGCGCGGACGGGCGACCCCCGCCCGCGTACATCCGGAAGGGGGACCGCACGCAGGGGTGACAACCGCCTCGGAAGCGCGCGCCCCGGAACCGACGGGAGCGAGACAGAGGCATGA
- a CDS encoding NUDIX domain-containing protein, translated as MSYDPSAFPPFAVTVDLVVLTVRRHALCALAVRRGEPPFQGRWALPGGFVRADEDLAQAAARELAEETGLRAHDPSVPAQDNGAHLEQLATYGDPKRDPRMRVVSVAHLALAPDLPAPRAGGDASNARWAPVEELLQQGGYGRDGEPVAPLAFDHAQILSDGVERARSKIEYSSLATAFCPTEFTVGELRRVYEAVWGVALDPRNFHRKVTGTPGFLVPTGGTTTRQGGRPAQLFRAGGATLLNPPMLRPEV; from the coding sequence ATGTCCTACGACCCGTCAGCCTTTCCGCCCTTCGCTGTCACCGTGGACCTGGTCGTACTGACCGTGCGCCGCCATGCCCTGTGTGCGCTGGCGGTGCGCAGGGGCGAACCACCCTTTCAGGGGCGCTGGGCACTGCCCGGTGGTTTCGTGAGGGCCGACGAGGACCTGGCGCAGGCGGCAGCACGCGAGTTGGCCGAGGAGACCGGGTTGCGCGCCCACGATCCCTCGGTCCCCGCTCAGGACAACGGCGCCCATCTCGAACAGCTCGCGACCTACGGCGACCCCAAGCGCGATCCCCGGATGCGGGTGGTCAGCGTCGCCCACCTCGCCCTCGCTCCCGACTTGCCCGCACCTCGCGCGGGCGGTGACGCCAGCAACGCCCGCTGGGCGCCGGTGGAGGAGTTGCTGCAGCAGGGCGGTTACGGCCGCGACGGCGAACCGGTGGCGCCGCTCGCCTTCGACCACGCCCAGATCCTGTCCGACGGGGTGGAACGCGCCCGCTCCAAGATCGAGTACTCGTCCCTCGCCACGGCGTTCTGCCCCACCGAGTTCACCGTCGGCGAGCTGCGCAGGGTCTACGAGGCGGTGTGGGGCGTGGCCCTCGACCCGCGCAACTTCCATCGCAAGGTGACGGGAACCCCGGGCTTCCTCGTCCCCACCGGCGGTACCACCACGCGACAGGGCGGCCGCCCGGCGCAGCTGTTCCGGGCGGGCGGTGCCACGTTGCTCAACCCGCCCATGCTGCGCCCCGAAGTGTGA
- a CDS encoding ABC transporter ATP-binding protein has protein sequence MIQAFGLTSNPRKDLPPAVDDVSFEARAGHVTALLGTPGSGRTTVLRLMLELQQGRGFTYFRGRPLHRIAHPTREVGVLLGDVPGHPARTVRGHLRMLCAAAGVPVRRADEVLETVGLVSLRDERLGTLSRGMDRRLGLACALLADPHTLVLDDPADDLSTREARWLHGTLRAHAAQGGTVLLTMSDPKEAARNADRVVTLERGRIVADQDVTEFARTRLRPRVAVRSPHAPRLAALLAKEARTARRSVEIVREGGNRLCVYGSTCADIGETAFRHGILVHQLADEIGDMGPGAGAPPAVEHDDADVSGRRVAQLGDDTTGKPGTAPRPLTGQPETPPDDTVAAATAGLSAQAGPASGADPAPGPRTADTRDLALTPLPPPISVRSAPSPLRPLRYEIRRATGIGTGFLTAAAVLVVSAVTAVLLARIGHTPQARLLAAWPRELPLPPAALGAGLLGALAFGDEFRHPALAADRGTVPRRLGLLTAKLLVAAATALTLAFLTVGCDAEVLYLVYGRELAQVPADWPSLGASWLGLLVGCAWAGVLAAGVFRSTTAGLAAVLAVPVVVVPLVQKALAGSSVRSAAGFPLRLRETLWLQWPFGGEHYLSLVARVLVQPVGGAMTLSLAALLCAYVLTTLRSRVR, from the coding sequence GTGATCCAGGCCTTCGGACTGACCAGCAACCCCCGCAAGGACCTTCCGCCCGCTGTCGACGACGTCTCCTTCGAGGCGCGCGCGGGCCACGTCACCGCACTCCTCGGCACGCCGGGATCGGGCCGGACGACGGTGCTCAGACTCATGCTAGAACTCCAACAGGGCCGCGGCTTCACCTACTTCAGGGGCCGCCCGCTGCACCGCATCGCCCACCCGACGCGCGAGGTCGGCGTACTCCTCGGCGACGTACCGGGCCACCCGGCCCGAACCGTCCGCGGCCACCTGCGCATGCTGTGCGCCGCCGCGGGCGTACCGGTCCGCCGCGCCGACGAAGTCCTCGAGACGGTCGGCCTCGTCAGCCTGCGCGACGAGCGCCTCGGCACCCTCTCCCGAGGCATGGACCGCCGCCTCGGCCTGGCCTGCGCCCTGCTCGCCGACCCGCACACGCTCGTGCTCGACGACCCGGCCGACGACCTCTCCACCCGCGAGGCCCGCTGGCTGCACGGCACGCTGCGCGCCCACGCGGCGCAGGGCGGCACGGTCCTGCTCACCATGTCCGACCCCAAGGAGGCCGCCCGCAATGCCGACCGGGTCGTCACCCTGGAGCGCGGCAGAATCGTCGCCGACCAGGACGTGACCGAGTTCGCCCGCACGCGGCTGCGCCCCCGGGTCGCCGTCCGCAGCCCGCACGCCCCACGCCTCGCCGCCCTCCTGGCCAAGGAGGCGCGCACCGCCCGGCGCTCCGTCGAGATCGTCCGCGAGGGCGGCAACCGCCTCTGCGTGTACGGCAGTACCTGCGCCGACATCGGCGAGACGGCGTTCCGCCACGGCATCCTCGTACACCAACTCGCGGACGAGATCGGAGACATGGGACCCGGAGCGGGGGCGCCTCCCGCCGTGGAGCACGATGACGCGGACGTGTCGGGGCGGCGGGTCGCGCAACTCGGCGACGACACGACCGGAAAGCCCGGGACCGCTCCGCGGCCCCTCACCGGTCAGCCTGAAACCCCACCAGACGACACGGTCGCGGCCGCCACAGCGGGTCTCTCCGCGCAGGCCGGCCCGGCTTCCGGCGCCGACCCCGCGCCCGGGCCGCGTACCGCCGACACCCGCGATCTCGCCCTCACCCCCCTCCCACCCCCCATTTCCGTACGGTCAGCCCCCAGCCCCCTCCGCCCCCTGCGCTACGAGATCCGTCGCGCGACCGGCATCGGCACCGGGTTCCTCACCGCGGCCGCCGTGCTCGTCGTGTCCGCCGTCACCGCCGTACTGCTCGCACGGATCGGACACACTCCACAGGCACGCCTGCTGGCCGCCTGGCCCCGGGAGCTGCCTCTGCCGCCCGCCGCGCTCGGCGCGGGTCTGCTGGGCGCGCTGGCCTTCGGCGACGAGTTCCGCCACCCCGCGCTGGCGGCGGACCGCGGCACCGTGCCCCGCCGACTGGGGCTGCTCACCGCGAAACTCCTGGTCGCCGCCGCCACCGCGCTGACGCTGGCCTTCCTCACGGTCGGCTGCGACGCCGAAGTGCTCTACCTCGTATACGGACGGGAGCTCGCGCAGGTTCCCGCGGACTGGCCGTCACTGGGTGCGAGTTGGCTGGGCCTCCTGGTGGGCTGCGCCTGGGCCGGCGTGCTGGCGGCGGGCGTCTTCCGGTCCACCACGGCGGGGCTGGCGGCCGTGCTCGCGGTACCGGTGGTCGTCGTACCCCTCGTACAAAAGGCCTTGGCGGGATCGTCAGTGCGGAGCGCGGCCGGATTCCCGCTGCGGCTGCGAGAGACGCTCTGGCTGCAGTGGCCCTTCGGGGGAGAGCACTATCTGTCCCTGGTGGCGCGGGTGCTCGTCCAACCCGTCGGCGGCGCCATGACGTTGTCGCTGGCCGCTCTGCTCTGCGCATATGTGCTCACGACCCTGCGCAGCAGGGTCCGATGA
- a CDS encoding FadR/GntR family transcriptional regulator codes for MSTLAHTMMTAARSADSGLAGPGELDRYPYAEASLADRVGAPVWESADPELGRVGRRAAGSRGRGLHGQLVQQLGQMIVSGDLGADRPLVPEEIGQRFEVSRTVVRESLRVLEAKGLVSARPNVGTRVRPVSDWNLLDPDIIEWRAFGPQRDDQRRELSELRWTIEPLAARLAAGHGREDVQQRLADMVEIMGHAMGHGDALTFSRADAEFHSLLIQLAGNRMLEHLSGIVSAALQVSGGPVTGCDRPNDVSLAHHGRIADALAAGDGAAAEAAMRQLLTVHPEVERVVPAPREH; via the coding sequence GTGAGTACCCTTGCGCACACCATGATGACCGCCGCCCGCTCCGCAGACTCCGGTCTCGCCGGCCCGGGCGAACTCGACCGCTACCCCTACGCCGAGGCCTCCCTGGCCGACCGCGTCGGAGCCCCCGTATGGGAGAGCGCGGACCCGGAGCTGGGCCGCGTGGGCCGGCGTGCCGCGGGCAGCCGCGGACGCGGGCTGCACGGCCAACTCGTCCAGCAGCTCGGTCAGATGATCGTCTCCGGCGACCTGGGCGCCGACCGCCCGCTGGTGCCCGAGGAGATCGGCCAGCGGTTCGAGGTCTCGCGCACCGTCGTCCGCGAGTCGCTCCGCGTCCTGGAGGCCAAGGGTCTGGTCAGTGCCCGCCCGAACGTCGGCACGCGCGTGCGCCCCGTCAGCGACTGGAACCTCCTCGACCCGGACATCATCGAGTGGCGGGCCTTCGGGCCCCAGCGCGACGACCAGCGGCGCGAGCTGAGCGAGCTGCGCTGGACCATCGAACCGCTGGCGGCGCGCCTGGCCGCGGGGCACGGACGCGAGGACGTCCAGCAGCGGCTCGCGGACATGGTCGAGATCATGGGGCACGCCATGGGGCATGGCGACGCCCTGACGTTCTCCCGCGCCGACGCCGAGTTCCACTCCCTGCTCATCCAGCTCGCGGGCAACCGCATGCTGGAGCACCTCTCCGGGATCGTGTCGGCGGCGCTCCAGGTCTCCGGCGGTCCGGTGACGGGCTGTGACCGGCCGAACGACGTCTCCCTGGCGCACCACGGCAGGATCGCCGACGCGCTCGCCGCCGGCGACGGCGCGGCGGCCGAGGCGGCCATGCGTCAACTGCTCACCGTCCACCCCGAGGTGGAGCGGGTGGTGCCCGCACCGCGCGAACACTGA
- a CDS encoding RNA polymerase sigma factor, whose amino-acid sequence MSASTSRTLPPEIAESVSVMALIERGKAEGQIAGDDVRRAFEADQIPATQWKNVLRSLNQILEEEGVTLMVSAAEPKRTRKSVAAKSPAKRTATKTVAAKTVTTKKATATAPAAAPAADAPAEEDAPTAVAAKKAPAKKATAAAKKTVAKKTAAKKTSAKKDDAEVSEEEVLEEAPKAGDEPEGAESAGFVLSDEDEDDAPAQQVAAAGATADPVKDYLKQIGKVPLLNAEQEVELAKRIEAGLFAEDKLSNADKLAPKLKRELEIIAEDGRRAKNHLLEANLRLVVSLAKRYTGRGMLFLDLIQEGNLGLIRAVEKFDYTKGYKFSTYATWWIRQAITRAMADQARTIRIPVHMVEVINKLARVQRQMLQDLGREPTPEELAKELDMTPEKVIEVQKYGREPISLHTPLGEDGDSEFGDLIEDSEAVVPADAVSFTLLQEQLHSVLDTLSEREAGVVSMRFGLTDGQPKTLDEIGKVYGVTRERIRQIESKTMSKLRHPSRSQVLRDYLD is encoded by the coding sequence GTGTCGGCCAGCACATCCCGTACGCTCCCGCCGGAGATCGCCGAGTCCGTCTCTGTCATGGCTCTCATCGAGCGGGGAAAGGCCGAGGGGCAGATCGCCGGCGACGATGTGCGTCGGGCCTTCGAAGCTGACCAGATTCCGGCCACTCAGTGGAAGAACGTACTGCGCAGCCTCAACCAGATCCTCGAGGAAGAGGGTGTGACGCTGATGGTCAGTGCCGCGGAGCCCAAGCGCACCCGAAAGAGCGTCGCAGCTAAGAGTCCGGCCAAGCGCACCGCCACCAAGACGGTCGCGGCGAAGACGGTGACCACCAAGAAGGCCACCGCCACCGCTCCCGCGGCGGCGCCCGCCGCCGACGCGCCGGCCGAGGAAGACGCCCCCACGGCCGTTGCCGCCAAGAAGGCCCCCGCCAAGAAGGCCACGGCGGCCGCGAAGAAGACGGTCGCCAAGAAGACGGCGGCCAAGAAGACCAGCGCCAAGAAGGACGACGCCGAGGTCTCCGAGGAAGAGGTTCTCGAGGAGGCCCCGAAGGCCGGCGACGAGCCCGAGGGCGCCGAGAGCGCCGGCTTCGTGCTGTCCGACGAGGACGAGGACGACGCGCCGGCCCAGCAGGTCGCCGCCGCCGGTGCCACCGCCGACCCGGTCAAGGACTACCTCAAGCAGATCGGCAAGGTCCCCCTGCTCAACGCCGAGCAGGAGGTCGAGCTCGCCAAGCGCATCGAGGCGGGCCTGTTCGCCGAGGACAAGCTGTCCAACGCCGACAAGCTGGCCCCGAAGCTCAAGCGCGAGCTGGAGATCATCGCCGAGGATGGCCGCCGCGCCAAGAACCACCTCCTGGAGGCCAACCTCCGTCTGGTGGTCTCCCTGGCCAAGCGTTACACCGGCCGCGGCATGCTCTTCCTGGACCTCATCCAGGAGGGCAACCTCGGTCTGATCCGCGCGGTGGAGAAGTTCGACTACACCAAGGGCTACAAGTTCTCCACGTACGCCACCTGGTGGATCCGTCAGGCGATCACCCGCGCCATGGCCGACCAGGCCCGCACCATCCGTATCCCGGTGCACATGGTCGAGGTCATCAACAAGCTCGCACGCGTGCAGCGCCAGATGCTCCAGGACCTGGGCCGCGAGCCCACCCCGGAGGAGCTGGCCAAGGAACTCGACATGACCCCGGAGAAGGTCATCGAGGTCCAGAAGTACGGCCGCGAGCCCATCTCCCTGCACACCCCGCTGGGCGAGGACGGCGACAGCGAGTTCGGTGACCTCATCGAGGACTCCGAGGCCGTCGTCCCGGCCGACGCGGTGAGCTTCACGCTTCTCCAGGAGCAGCTGCACTCCGTCCTGGACACCCTGTCCGAGCGCGAGGCGGGCGTCGTCTCCATGCGGTTCGGTCTCACCGACGGTCAGCCGAAGACCCTCGACGAGATCGGCAAGGTCTACGGCGTCACGCGCGAGCGCATCCGCCAGATCGAGTCCAAGACCATGTCGAAGCTGCGCCACCCGTCGCGTTCCCAGGTGCTGCGCGACTACCTCGACTAG
- a CDS encoding serine protease: protein MRRPSVRALTRPLVLAAAATAIPLLSAAPAPADVVVGGFPVDISQSPWTVAVSSRDRFGGTRAGQFCGGVAVGPTAVLTAAHCMGEEVLGAPPNRVRDLKVITGRTDLLSDRGREIAVREVRVNPAYDSGTNAGDFALLTLAEPLPGSPVIAMAAAGDPAYEPNTRAWVYGWGDVTGGGDYARTLHAARVRVLPDAQCEKAYPGRDDGTYVAESMLCAGESQGGRDACQGDSGGPLVAEGKLIGLVSWGSGCGRAGSPGVYTRVSEVVRALGAPGASGLTDALESR, encoded by the coding sequence ATGCGTCGTCCGTCTGTCCGGGCACTGACCCGGCCGCTGGTCCTGGCGGCTGCCGCGACCGCGATACCGCTGCTGTCCGCCGCTCCCGCGCCCGCCGACGTCGTCGTGGGCGGTTTCCCGGTCGACATCTCCCAGAGTCCGTGGACGGTGGCGGTGTCCAGCCGTGACCGGTTCGGGGGTACGCGCGCGGGGCAGTTCTGCGGGGGCGTGGCGGTCGGCCCCACGGCCGTGCTCACCGCCGCGCACTGCATGGGTGAGGAGGTCCTGGGGGCGCCGCCGAACCGCGTGCGAGACCTGAAGGTCATCACGGGCCGCACGGACCTGCTCTCGGACCGGGGCCGGGAAATCGCGGTGCGCGAGGTACGGGTCAACCCGGCGTACGACAGCGGAACCAACGCGGGGGACTTCGCCCTGCTCACGCTTGCGGAGCCGCTCCCGGGGAGCCCGGTCATCGCCATGGCGGCGGCCGGTGATCCGGCGTACGAGCCGAACACGAGAGCCTGGGTCTACGGATGGGGCGACGTCACGGGAGGCGGTGACTACGCGCGCACGCTGCACGCCGCACGCGTGCGCGTACTGCCCGACGCGCAGTGCGAGAAGGCCTACCCGGGCCGCGACGACGGCACGTACGTCGCCGAGAGCATGCTGTGCGCCGGAGAGTCACAGGGAGGGCGGGACGCCTGCCAGGGAGACAGCGGCGGCCCTCTCGTTGCCGAAGGGAAGCTGATCGGGCTCGTGTCCTGGGGCAGCGGCTGCGGTCGGGCGGGCAGCCCGGGCGTCTACACGCGCGTGTCCGAGGTCGTACGGGCGCTGGGGGCTCCGGGAGCGAGCGGCCTCACGGACGCCCTGGAGAGCCGCTGA
- a CDS encoding type IIA DNA topoisomerase subunit B, translated as MTAETSVSSTALLAGAERDGSNYTARHLLVLEGLEAVRKRPGMYIGSTDSRGLMHCLWEIIDNSVDEALGGYCDHIEVILHDDGSVEVRDNGRGIPVDVEPKTGLSGVEVVMTKLHAGGKFGGGSYAASGGLHGVGASVVNALSARLDVEVDRGGHTHAISFRRGVPGAFAGNGPDAKFEAASGLRKAKKIPKTRSGTRVRYWADRQIFLKDAKLSLDNLHQRARQTAFLVPGLTIVVRDEFGLGEGGSKGEESFRFDGGISEFCEYLASEKPVCDVLRFSGQGTFRETVPVLDEHGQMTPTQVTRELDVDVAMRWGTGYDTTLKSFVNIIATPKGGTHVAGFETAVTSTLNEVLRAKKLLRVAEDDIVKDDALEGLTAVVTVRLAEPQFEGQTKEVLGTSAARRIVNTVITKELKAFLTSTKRDAAAQARVVMEKAVAAARTRIAARQHKDAQRRKTALESSSLPAKLADCRSDDVDRSELFIVEGDSALGTAKLARNSEFQALLPIRGKILNVQKSSVTDMLKNAECGAIIQVIGAGSGRTFDIDAARYGKIIMMTDADVDGSHIRTLLLTLFHRYMRPMVEAGRVFAAVPPLHRIELVQPKKGQDKYVYTYSDRELRDKLLEFESKGVRYKDSIQRYKGLGEMDADQLAETTMDPRHRTLRRINLSDLDAAETVFDLLMGNDVAPRKEFISSSAATLDRSRIDA; from the coding sequence GTGACCGCCGAAACGTCCGTGTCGTCCACAGCGCTGCTGGCAGGAGCAGAGCGGGACGGTTCCAACTACACCGCGCGGCACCTGCTCGTCCTCGAGGGGCTCGAGGCCGTGCGCAAGCGTCCGGGCATGTACATCGGATCGACCGACAGCCGCGGTCTGATGCACTGCCTGTGGGAGATCATCGACAACTCCGTCGACGAGGCCCTCGGGGGCTACTGCGACCACATCGAGGTGATCCTCCACGACGACGGCTCGGTGGAGGTCCGGGACAACGGCCGGGGCATCCCGGTCGACGTCGAGCCCAAGACGGGCCTGTCCGGCGTCGAGGTCGTCATGACCAAGCTGCACGCCGGTGGCAAGTTCGGAGGCGGCTCGTACGCCGCCTCCGGCGGTCTGCACGGCGTGGGCGCCTCCGTGGTCAACGCGCTGTCGGCCCGCCTCGACGTCGAGGTCGACCGCGGCGGCCACACGCACGCGATCAGCTTCCGCCGCGGTGTGCCCGGCGCCTTCGCGGGCAACGGCCCGGACGCCAAGTTCGAGGCCGCCAGTGGCCTGCGCAAGGCCAAGAAGATCCCCAAGACCCGCAGCGGCACGCGCGTGCGTTACTGGGCCGACCGCCAGATCTTCCTCAAGGACGCCAAGCTCTCCCTGGACAACCTGCACCAGCGGGCCCGGCAGACGGCGTTCCTGGTGCCCGGTCTGACCATCGTCGTCCGTGACGAGTTCGGCCTCGGCGAGGGCGGCAGCAAGGGCGAGGAGTCCTTCCGCTTCGACGGCGGCATCAGCGAGTTCTGCGAGTATCTGGCGAGCGAGAAGCCGGTCTGCGACGTCCTCCGCTTCTCCGGCCAGGGCACGTTCCGGGAGACGGTCCCGGTCCTGGACGAGCACGGCCAGATGACCCCCACCCAGGTCACCCGCGAGCTCGACGTCGACGTCGCCATGCGCTGGGGGACGGGCTATGACACGACCCTGAAGTCGTTCGTGAACATCATCGCCACCCCCAAGGGCGGCACCCACGTCGCGGGCTTCGAGACGGCCGTCACCAGCACCCTCAACGAGGTCCTGCGTGCCAAGAAGCTGCTGCGCGTGGCCGAGGACGACATCGTCAAGGACGACGCCCTGGAGGGGCTGACCGCCGTCGTCACCGTGCGTCTCGCCGAGCCGCAGTTCGAGGGCCAGACCAAGGAGGTCCTCGGTACCTCGGCGGCCCGCCGGATCGTGAACACCGTGATCACCAAGGAACTCAAGGCGTTCCTGACCTCCACGAAGCGCGACGCCGCGGCCCAGGCCCGCGTCGTCATGGAGAAGGCCGTCGCCGCCGCCCGTACGCGCATCGCCGCCCGCCAGCACAAGGACGCCCAGCGTCGTAAGACGGCCCTGGAGTCCTCCTCGCTGCCGGCGAAGCTCGCCGACTGCCGCAGCGACGACGTGGACCGCAGCGAGCTGTTCATCGTCGAGGGCGACTCCGCGCTCGGCACCGCCAAGCTCGCCCGCAACTCCGAGTTCCAGGCGCTGCTGCCGATCCGGGGCAAGATCCTCAACGTCCAGAAGTCGTCCGTGACCGACATGCTCAAGAACGCCGAGTGCGGCGCGATCATCCAGGTCATAGGGGCCGGCTCCGGCCGTACCTTCGACATCGACGCGGCCCGCTACGGCAAGATCATCATGATGACCGACGCCGACGTCGACGGCTCGCACATCCGCACCCTGCTGCTGACCCTCTTCCACCGCTACATGCGGCCCATGGTCGAGGCCGGCCGGGTGTTCGCCGCGGTACCGCCACTGCACCGCATCGAGCTGGTCCAGCCGAAGAAGGGTCAGGACAAGTACGTCTATACGTACTCGGACCGGGAGCTTCGCGACAAGCTGCTCGAATTCGAGAGCAAGGGCGTCCGGTACAAGGACTCCATCCAGCGGTACAAGGGTCTCGGTGAGATGGACGCCGACCAGCTGGCCGAGACGACCATGGACCCCCGACACCGCACCCTGCGCCGGATCAACCTCTCCGACCTGGACGCGGCCGAGACGGTCTTCGACCTGCTGATGGGCAACGACGTGGCACCGCGCAAGGAGTTCATCTCCAGCTCCGCGGCGACGCTGGACCGCTCGCGCATCGACGCGTAG
- a CDS encoding DUF1453 family protein, producing MSGLVNALAIAVVVVLVVVRQFRAQRIGAGRRWWLVPVVLAFVALREPGVVDVHHRTASVVLLGAELLIGLATGAGWAWTTRIWAEPDGAVWSKSTEASVTVWIVGIALRVGLFALGTAVGVHQDSSALLLALAATLLVRSGILLWRSQSVAPDPAVTTAYGDSTVRSAPKERV from the coding sequence ATGTCCGGGCTTGTCAACGCGCTGGCGATCGCGGTCGTGGTGGTTCTGGTGGTCGTCCGCCAGTTCCGCGCCCAGCGGATAGGCGCCGGACGGCGTTGGTGGCTGGTGCCCGTGGTCCTCGCCTTCGTCGCGCTGCGCGAGCCCGGCGTCGTCGACGTCCATCACCGCACCGCGTCGGTCGTCCTGCTCGGCGCGGAGTTGCTGATCGGACTCGCCACCGGAGCCGGCTGGGCCTGGACCACCCGCATATGGGCGGAGCCGGACGGCGCCGTGTGGAGCAAGAGCACCGAGGCGAGCGTGACCGTATGGATCGTCGGCATCGCCCTGCGCGTCGGTCTGTTCGCCCTCGGTACGGCAGTCGGCGTGCACCAGGACAGCTCCGCCCTGCTCCTCGCCCTCGCCGCCACGCTCCTGGTCCGCTCCGGGATCCTCCTGTGGCGGTCCCAGTCCGTCGCTCCGGACCCCGCCGTGACCACGGCGTACGGTGATTCCACGGTCCGGTCGGCCCCGAAGGAGCGTGTGTGA